From the genome of Sander lucioperca isolate FBNREF2018 chromosome 1, SLUC_FBN_1.2, whole genome shotgun sequence, one region includes:
- the atp11c gene encoding phospholipid-transporting ATPase 11C isoform X4, whose amino-acid sequence MLRRRLNRLLGGDERRVDSRTIYVGHRSSSTTEAFIPPKFCDNRIVSSKYTVWNFLPKNLFEQFRRIANFYFLIIFLVQVIVDTPTSPVTSGLPLFFVITVTAIKQGYEDWLRHKADNEVNKYPVTVLEQGRKIRKESEKIKVGDVVEVEEDETFPCDLILLQSSRDDDTCFVTTASLDGESNHKTHYTVPDTEKDLESLNATIECEQPQPDLYKFVGRMHIYKNEQEPAVRSLGPENLLLKGATLKNTQKICGVAVYTGMETKMALNYQGKSQKRSAVEKSINAFLLVYLCILVSKALVCTTLKYVWQSKPGQDEPWYNEKTQREKDTNLYLKMFTDFLSFMVLFNFIIPVSMYVTVEMQKFLGSFFITWDKDFFDPEIKEGALVNTSDLNEELGQVEYVFTDKTGTLTQNNMEFIECCIDGFQYKYRDANSELDGFCVTDGPVNKVQEKAGREREELFLRALCLCHTVQVKESTKQSQGDGLIDQVDGFGVDGEVPRPPQEQRGFIASSPDEVALVKGAMRYGFTFLGLESKTMKILTRNNDVEMYELLHVLNFDPVRRRMSVIVRSKSGDTLLFCKGADSSIFPRVRQEEVERIRMNVERNATEGYRTLCVAYKYLSAEEYAQADAGLREARLALQDREEQLITIYNQVETGMSLIGATAVEDRLQEEAAETMEALQGAGIKVWVLTGDKMETAKSTCYACRLFQRNTELLELTVRTLDDGGRRREERLHELLLEYHKKAVQDAPPVKAGVTRTWSSATQDYGFIIDGATLSMVLNSSSESNSSRYKNLFLQICQNCASVLCCRMAPLQKAQIVKMVKNSKGSPITLSIGDGANDVSMILEAHVGIGIKGKEGRQAVRNSDYAIPKLKHLKKLLLAHGHLYYVRIAHLVQYFFYKNLCFILPQFLYQFFCGYSQQPLYDAAYLTMYNICFTSMPILAYSLLEQHICMEVLLDNSTLYREIAKNAMLRWGPFLYWTLLGVFHGLLFFFGVRYLFSNPALQDNGQVFGNWSYGTIVFTVLVFTVTLKLALDTRHWTWINHFVIWGSLAFYMFFSFFWGGIIWPFLKQQRLYFVFANMLSSVSAWLVIILLILLSLLPEILLVVFRKPRGPHARQLSEGGLLQTSRLQRSHHYPTST is encoded by the exons CTTGGCGGCGATGAAAGAAGAGTAGACAGTAGGACTATCTATGTTGGTCATCGGTCATCTTCTACCACTGAGGCTTTCATCCCACCCAAGTTCTGTGATAACAGGATTGTGTCCTCCAAG TATACAGTTTGGAACTTTCTACCAAAGAACCTGTTTGAGCAGTTTAGAAGAATTGCCAATTTCTACTTCCTTATCATCTTCCTGGTGCAG GTGATAGTGGACACCCCCACCAGCCCAGTCACCAGTGGCCTACCCTTATTTTTTGTGATTACAGTAACCGCTATCAAGCAG GGCTATGAGGACTGGCTACGGCACAAGGCTGACAATGAGGTGAATAAGTACCCAGTGACCGTGCTAGAGCAAGGCCGGAAGATACGGAAGGAGAGTGAGAAGATCAAG GTTGGAGATGTTGTTGAGGTGGAGGAAGATGAGACCTTTCCCTGTGATTTAATACTGCTGCAGTCTAGCCGAGATGACGACACATGTTTCGTTACCACAGCAAGTCTGGATGGAGAGTCCAACCATAAG ACACACTACACAGTGCCAGACACGGAGAAGGATCTGGAATCTCTCAACGCCACCATCGAGTGTGAACAGCCACAGCCTGACCTTTACAA GTTTGTCGGCCGTATGCACATCTACAAAAATGAACAGGAGCCTGCAGTAAG GTCTTTGGGCCCAGAAAACCTCCTGCTGAAAGGGGCAACTTTAAAGAACACTCAGAAAATCTGTG GTGTTGCAGTTTATACTGGCATGGAGACAAAGATGGCTCTCAACTACCAGGGCAAGTCTCAGAAACGCTCTGCTGTGGAGAA GTCTATCAATGCCTTCCTTCTGGTTTACCTTTGCATATTGGTGAGCAAGGCCCTAGTGTGCACTACTCTTAAGTATGTGTGGCAAAGCAAGCCCGGGCAGGATGAGCCCTGGTACAACGAGAAAACCCAGAGAGAGAAGGACACCAATCTG TACCTAAAGATgttcactgacttcctgtcctTCATGGTGCTCTTCAACTTCATCATTCCGGTGTCCATGTATGTGACGGTTGAGATGCAGAAGTTTTTGGGATCCTTTTTCATCACATGGGACAAGGACTTCTTTGACCCTGAAATCAAGGAGGGAGCACTGGTCAACACTTCAGACCTCAATGAGGAGCTGGGACAG GTGGAGTATGTCTTTACAGACAAGACGGGCACGCTCACTCAGAACAACATGGAGTTCATAGAGTGCTGCATTGACGGCTTTCAGTACAAGTACCGGGACGCAAACTCAGAGTTGGACGGATTCTGTGTCACAGATGGACCTGTGAACAAAGTGCAGGAGAAAGCTGGCAGG GAGAGGGAAGAGCTGTTTCTGCGTGCCCTGTGTCTGTGCCACACAGTCCAGGTGAAGGAGTCTACTAAGCAGAGCCAAGGGGACGGACTGATAGACCAGGTGGATGGCTTTGGGGTGGATGGAGAGGTGCCCCGTCCACCGCAGGAGCAGAGAGGCTTTATCGCCTCCTCCCCTGATGAGGTTGCTCTGGTCAAGGGTGCCATGAG GTATGGCTTCACATTTCTGGGTCTCGAAAGTAAAACCATGAAAATTCTCACCAGGAACAATGATGTTGAAAT GTATGAACTGCTTCACgtgttgaactttgacccagTGAGAAGGCGAATGAGTGTAATAGTCAGATCCAAATCAG GTGATACGTTGCTCTTCTGTAAGGGAGCGGACTCTTCCATCTTTCCTCGAGTCAGACAGGAGGAGGTTGAACGGATACGCATGAATGTGGAGCGTAATGCAACA GAGGGCTACCGGACGCTATGTGTGGCCTACAAATATCTCAGTGCAGAAGAGTACGCCCAGGCAGATGCAGGATTGAGGGAAGCTAGACTGGCTCTGCAGGACAGAGAGGAGCAGCTCATTACTATTTACAACCAAGTGGAGACTGGCATGAGTCTAATAGGAGCTACTGCTGTAGAAGATCG GCTTCAAGAGGAGGCAGCAGAGACCATGGAGGCTCTGCAGGGTGCAGGCATTAAAGTTTGGGTCCTAACAGGGGACAAGATGGAGACAGCAAAGTCCACCTGTTATGCTTGTAGGTTGTTCCAGAGAAATACTGAGCTGTTGGAGCTGACAGTGCGTACTTTGGATGATGGAGGGAGGAGGCGGGAGGAACGACTGCATGAGCTCTTGCTTGAATATCACAAGAAAGCTGTACAGGATGCACCACCGGTTAAGGCCGGCGTCACCAG GACCTGGTCTTCAGCAACCCAGGACTATGGTTTCATCATAGATGGAGCCACTCTATCGATGGTGCTCAACTCCTCCTCTGAATCCAACTCGAGTCGCTACAAGAACCTGTTCCTGCAGATATGTCAAAACTGCGCATCTGTGCTCTGCTGCCGCATGGCTCCTCTACAAAAGGCACAG ATAGTTAAAATGGTGAAGAATTCTAAAGGCAGCCCAATCACCCTTTCCATTGGAGATGGTGCCAATGATGTCAGCATGATTTTGGAAGCTCACGTTGGCATTG GTATTAAGGGTAAAGAGGGTCGGCAGGCAGTGAGGAACAGTGATTATGCCATCCCCAAACTCAAGCACCTCAAGAAACTTTTGTTGGCTCATGGGCATCTCTACTATGTTCGCATTGCACACCTGGTGCAATATTTCTTTTACAAG AACCTTTGCTTCATCTTACCTCAGTTTTTGTACCAGTTCTTTTGTGGCTATTCCCAGCAA CCCCTGTATGATGCGGCCTATCTGACGATGTACAACATCTGCTTCACCTCTATGCCCATCCTGGCTTACAGTCTCTTGGAGCAGCACATCTGCATGGAGGTTCTGCTGGACAATTCTACCCTCTACAG AGAGATTGCTAAGAACGCCATGTTACGGTGGGGACCATTCCTCTACTGGACTCTACTTGGAGTCTTTCATGGCTTGCTCTTCTTCTTTGGTGTTCGATATTTGTTCAGTAACCCAGCACTGCAGGATAATGGCCAG GTTTTTGGCAACTGGTCATATGGAACAATTGTCTTCACCGTCCTCGTCTTCACTGTCACACTAAAG CTCGCTCTGGACACGCGGCACTGGACATGGATCAACCACTTTGTAATCTGGGGCTCCCTGGCTTTCTACATGTTTTTCAGCTTCTTCTGGGGAGGAATAATATG GCCTTTCCTGAAGCAGCAACgtttgtactttgtgtttgcCAACATGCTGAGCTCAGTGTCAGCCTGGCTGGTCATCATCTTACTCATCCTGCTCAGCCTACTACCAGAGATCCTGCTTGTGGTGTTCCGCAAGCCCCGTGGGCCCCACGCTCGACAG CTGTCAGAGGGTGGCCTCCTACAAACATCCAG ATTGCAGCGGTCACACCACTATCCTACAAGCACCTGA
- the atp11c gene encoding phospholipid-transporting ATPase 11C isoform X5 translates to MLRRRLNRLLGGDERRVDSRTIYVGHRSSSTTEAFIPPKFCDNRIVSSKYTVWNFLPKNLFEQFRRIANFYFLIIFLVQVIVDTPTSPVTSGLPLFFVITVTAIKQGYEDWLRHKADNEVNKYPVTVLEQGRKIRKESEKIKVGDVVEVEEDETFPCDLILLQSSRDDDTCFVTTASLDGESNHKTHYTVPDTEKDLESLNATIECEQPQPDLYKFVGRMHIYKNEQEPAVRSLGPENLLLKGATLKNTQKICGVAVYTGMETKMALNYQGKSQKRSAVEKSINAFLLVYLCILVSKALVCTTLKYVWQSKPGQDEPWYNEKTQREKDTNLYLKMFTDFLSFMVLFNFIIPVSMYVTVEMQKFLGSFFITWDKDFFDPEIKEGALVNTSDLNEELGQVEYVFTDKTGTLTQNNMEFIECCIDGFQYKYRDANSELDGFCVTDGPVNKVQEKAGREREELFLRALCLCHTVQVKESTKQSQGDGLIDQVDGFGVDGEVPRPPQEQRGFIASSPDEVALVKGAMRYGFTFLGLESKTMKILTRNNDVEMYELLHVLNFDPVRRRMSVIVRSKSGDTLLFCKGADSSIFPRVRQEEVERIRMNVERNATEGYRTLCVAYKYLSAEEYAQADAGLREARLALQDREEQLITIYNQVETGMSLIGATAVEDRLQEEAAETMEALQGAGIKVWVLTGDKMETAKSTCYACRLFQRNTELLELTVRTLDDGGRRREERLHELLLEYHKKAVQDAPPVKAGVTRTWSSATQDYGFIIDGATLSMVLNSSSESNSSRYKNLFLQICQNCASVLCCRMAPLQKAQIVKMVKNSKGSPITLSIGDGANDVSMILEAHVGIGIKGKEGRQAVRNSDYAIPKLKHLKKLLLAHGHLYYVRIAHLVQYFFYKNLCFILPQFLYQFFCGYSQQPLYDAAYLTMYNICFTSMPILAYSLLEQHICMEVLLDNSTLYREIAKNAMLRWGPFLYWTLLGVFHGLLFFFGVRYLFSNPALQDNGQVFGNWSYGTIVFTVLVFTVTLKLALDTRHWTWINHFVIWGSLAFYMFFSFFWGGIIWPFLKQQRLYFVFANMLSSVSAWLVIILLILLSLLPEILLVVFRKPRGPHARQIAAVTPLSYKHLKERE, encoded by the exons CTTGGCGGCGATGAAAGAAGAGTAGACAGTAGGACTATCTATGTTGGTCATCGGTCATCTTCTACCACTGAGGCTTTCATCCCACCCAAGTTCTGTGATAACAGGATTGTGTCCTCCAAG TATACAGTTTGGAACTTTCTACCAAAGAACCTGTTTGAGCAGTTTAGAAGAATTGCCAATTTCTACTTCCTTATCATCTTCCTGGTGCAG GTGATAGTGGACACCCCCACCAGCCCAGTCACCAGTGGCCTACCCTTATTTTTTGTGATTACAGTAACCGCTATCAAGCAG GGCTATGAGGACTGGCTACGGCACAAGGCTGACAATGAGGTGAATAAGTACCCAGTGACCGTGCTAGAGCAAGGCCGGAAGATACGGAAGGAGAGTGAGAAGATCAAG GTTGGAGATGTTGTTGAGGTGGAGGAAGATGAGACCTTTCCCTGTGATTTAATACTGCTGCAGTCTAGCCGAGATGACGACACATGTTTCGTTACCACAGCAAGTCTGGATGGAGAGTCCAACCATAAG ACACACTACACAGTGCCAGACACGGAGAAGGATCTGGAATCTCTCAACGCCACCATCGAGTGTGAACAGCCACAGCCTGACCTTTACAA GTTTGTCGGCCGTATGCACATCTACAAAAATGAACAGGAGCCTGCAGTAAG GTCTTTGGGCCCAGAAAACCTCCTGCTGAAAGGGGCAACTTTAAAGAACACTCAGAAAATCTGTG GTGTTGCAGTTTATACTGGCATGGAGACAAAGATGGCTCTCAACTACCAGGGCAAGTCTCAGAAACGCTCTGCTGTGGAGAA GTCTATCAATGCCTTCCTTCTGGTTTACCTTTGCATATTGGTGAGCAAGGCCCTAGTGTGCACTACTCTTAAGTATGTGTGGCAAAGCAAGCCCGGGCAGGATGAGCCCTGGTACAACGAGAAAACCCAGAGAGAGAAGGACACCAATCTG TACCTAAAGATgttcactgacttcctgtcctTCATGGTGCTCTTCAACTTCATCATTCCGGTGTCCATGTATGTGACGGTTGAGATGCAGAAGTTTTTGGGATCCTTTTTCATCACATGGGACAAGGACTTCTTTGACCCTGAAATCAAGGAGGGAGCACTGGTCAACACTTCAGACCTCAATGAGGAGCTGGGACAG GTGGAGTATGTCTTTACAGACAAGACGGGCACGCTCACTCAGAACAACATGGAGTTCATAGAGTGCTGCATTGACGGCTTTCAGTACAAGTACCGGGACGCAAACTCAGAGTTGGACGGATTCTGTGTCACAGATGGACCTGTGAACAAAGTGCAGGAGAAAGCTGGCAGG GAGAGGGAAGAGCTGTTTCTGCGTGCCCTGTGTCTGTGCCACACAGTCCAGGTGAAGGAGTCTACTAAGCAGAGCCAAGGGGACGGACTGATAGACCAGGTGGATGGCTTTGGGGTGGATGGAGAGGTGCCCCGTCCACCGCAGGAGCAGAGAGGCTTTATCGCCTCCTCCCCTGATGAGGTTGCTCTGGTCAAGGGTGCCATGAG GTATGGCTTCACATTTCTGGGTCTCGAAAGTAAAACCATGAAAATTCTCACCAGGAACAATGATGTTGAAAT GTATGAACTGCTTCACgtgttgaactttgacccagTGAGAAGGCGAATGAGTGTAATAGTCAGATCCAAATCAG GTGATACGTTGCTCTTCTGTAAGGGAGCGGACTCTTCCATCTTTCCTCGAGTCAGACAGGAGGAGGTTGAACGGATACGCATGAATGTGGAGCGTAATGCAACA GAGGGCTACCGGACGCTATGTGTGGCCTACAAATATCTCAGTGCAGAAGAGTACGCCCAGGCAGATGCAGGATTGAGGGAAGCTAGACTGGCTCTGCAGGACAGAGAGGAGCAGCTCATTACTATTTACAACCAAGTGGAGACTGGCATGAGTCTAATAGGAGCTACTGCTGTAGAAGATCG GCTTCAAGAGGAGGCAGCAGAGACCATGGAGGCTCTGCAGGGTGCAGGCATTAAAGTTTGGGTCCTAACAGGGGACAAGATGGAGACAGCAAAGTCCACCTGTTATGCTTGTAGGTTGTTCCAGAGAAATACTGAGCTGTTGGAGCTGACAGTGCGTACTTTGGATGATGGAGGGAGGAGGCGGGAGGAACGACTGCATGAGCTCTTGCTTGAATATCACAAGAAAGCTGTACAGGATGCACCACCGGTTAAGGCCGGCGTCACCAG GACCTGGTCTTCAGCAACCCAGGACTATGGTTTCATCATAGATGGAGCCACTCTATCGATGGTGCTCAACTCCTCCTCTGAATCCAACTCGAGTCGCTACAAGAACCTGTTCCTGCAGATATGTCAAAACTGCGCATCTGTGCTCTGCTGCCGCATGGCTCCTCTACAAAAGGCACAG ATAGTTAAAATGGTGAAGAATTCTAAAGGCAGCCCAATCACCCTTTCCATTGGAGATGGTGCCAATGATGTCAGCATGATTTTGGAAGCTCACGTTGGCATTG GTATTAAGGGTAAAGAGGGTCGGCAGGCAGTGAGGAACAGTGATTATGCCATCCCCAAACTCAAGCACCTCAAGAAACTTTTGTTGGCTCATGGGCATCTCTACTATGTTCGCATTGCACACCTGGTGCAATATTTCTTTTACAAG AACCTTTGCTTCATCTTACCTCAGTTTTTGTACCAGTTCTTTTGTGGCTATTCCCAGCAA CCCCTGTATGATGCGGCCTATCTGACGATGTACAACATCTGCTTCACCTCTATGCCCATCCTGGCTTACAGTCTCTTGGAGCAGCACATCTGCATGGAGGTTCTGCTGGACAATTCTACCCTCTACAG AGAGATTGCTAAGAACGCCATGTTACGGTGGGGACCATTCCTCTACTGGACTCTACTTGGAGTCTTTCATGGCTTGCTCTTCTTCTTTGGTGTTCGATATTTGTTCAGTAACCCAGCACTGCAGGATAATGGCCAG GTTTTTGGCAACTGGTCATATGGAACAATTGTCTTCACCGTCCTCGTCTTCACTGTCACACTAAAG CTCGCTCTGGACACGCGGCACTGGACATGGATCAACCACTTTGTAATCTGGGGCTCCCTGGCTTTCTACATGTTTTTCAGCTTCTTCTGGGGAGGAATAATATG GCCTTTCCTGAAGCAGCAACgtttgtactttgtgtttgcCAACATGCTGAGCTCAGTGTCAGCCTGGCTGGTCATCATCTTACTCATCCTGCTCAGCCTACTACCAGAGATCCTGCTTGTGGTGTTCCGCAAGCCCCGTGGGCCCCACGCTCGACAG ATTGCAGCGGTCACACCACTATCCTACAAGCACCTGAAGGAGCGTGAATAA
- the atp11c gene encoding phospholipid-transporting ATPase IG isoform X1, producing MLRRRLNRLLGGDERRVDSRTIYVGHRSSSTTEAFIPPKFCDNRIVSSKYTVWNFLPKNLFEQFRRIANFYFLIIFLVQVIVDTPTSPVTSGLPLFFVITVTAIKQGYEDWLRHKADNEVNKYPVTVLEQGRKIRKESEKIKVGDVVEVEEDETFPCDLILLQSSRDDDTCFVTTASLDGESNHKTHYTVPDTEKDLESLNATIECEQPQPDLYKFVGRMHIYKNEQEPAVRSLGPENLLLKGATLKNTQKICGVAVYTGMETKMALNYQGKSQKRSAVEKSINAFLLVYLCILVSKALVCTTLKYVWQSKPGQDEPWYNEKTQREKDTNLYLKMFTDFLSFMVLFNFIIPVSMYVTVEMQKFLGSFFITWDKDFFDPEIKEGALVNTSDLNEELGQVEYVFTDKTGTLTQNNMEFIECCIDGFQYKYRDANSELDGFCVTDGPVNKVQEKAGREREELFLRALCLCHTVQVKESTKQSQGDGLIDQVDGFGVDGEVPRPPQEQRGFIASSPDEVALVKGAMRYGFTFLGLESKTMKILTRNNDVEMYELLHVLNFDPVRRRMSVIVRSKSGDTLLFCKGADSSIFPRVRQEEVERIRMNVERNATEGYRTLCVAYKYLSAEEYAQADAGLREARLALQDREEQLITIYNQVETGMSLIGATAVEDRLQEEAAETMEALQGAGIKVWVLTGDKMETAKSTCYACRLFQRNTELLELTVRTLDDGGRRREERLHELLLEYHKKAVQDAPPVKAGVTRTWSSATQDYGFIIDGATLSMVLNSSSESNSSRYKNLFLQICQNCASVLCCRMAPLQKAQIVKMVKNSKGSPITLSIGDGANDVSMILEAHVGIGIKGKEGRQAVRNSDYAIPKLKHLKKLLLAHGHLYYVRIAHLVQYFFYKNLCFILPQFLYQFFCGYSQQPLYDAAYLTMYNICFTSMPILAYSLLEQHICMEVLLDNSTLYREIAKNAMLRWGPFLYWTLLGVFHGLLFFFGVRYLFSNPALQDNGQVFGNWSYGTIVFTVLVFTVTLKLALDTRHWTWINHFVIWGSLAFYMFFSFFWGGIIWPFLKQQRLYFVFANMLSSVSAWLVIILLILLSLLPEILLVVFRKPRGPHARQKKPVQSSMGGNQSPRSSARPLLMRTFSDESNTVI from the exons CTTGGCGGCGATGAAAGAAGAGTAGACAGTAGGACTATCTATGTTGGTCATCGGTCATCTTCTACCACTGAGGCTTTCATCCCACCCAAGTTCTGTGATAACAGGATTGTGTCCTCCAAG TATACAGTTTGGAACTTTCTACCAAAGAACCTGTTTGAGCAGTTTAGAAGAATTGCCAATTTCTACTTCCTTATCATCTTCCTGGTGCAG GTGATAGTGGACACCCCCACCAGCCCAGTCACCAGTGGCCTACCCTTATTTTTTGTGATTACAGTAACCGCTATCAAGCAG GGCTATGAGGACTGGCTACGGCACAAGGCTGACAATGAGGTGAATAAGTACCCAGTGACCGTGCTAGAGCAAGGCCGGAAGATACGGAAGGAGAGTGAGAAGATCAAG GTTGGAGATGTTGTTGAGGTGGAGGAAGATGAGACCTTTCCCTGTGATTTAATACTGCTGCAGTCTAGCCGAGATGACGACACATGTTTCGTTACCACAGCAAGTCTGGATGGAGAGTCCAACCATAAG ACACACTACACAGTGCCAGACACGGAGAAGGATCTGGAATCTCTCAACGCCACCATCGAGTGTGAACAGCCACAGCCTGACCTTTACAA GTTTGTCGGCCGTATGCACATCTACAAAAATGAACAGGAGCCTGCAGTAAG GTCTTTGGGCCCAGAAAACCTCCTGCTGAAAGGGGCAACTTTAAAGAACACTCAGAAAATCTGTG GTGTTGCAGTTTATACTGGCATGGAGACAAAGATGGCTCTCAACTACCAGGGCAAGTCTCAGAAACGCTCTGCTGTGGAGAA GTCTATCAATGCCTTCCTTCTGGTTTACCTTTGCATATTGGTGAGCAAGGCCCTAGTGTGCACTACTCTTAAGTATGTGTGGCAAAGCAAGCCCGGGCAGGATGAGCCCTGGTACAACGAGAAAACCCAGAGAGAGAAGGACACCAATCTG TACCTAAAGATgttcactgacttcctgtcctTCATGGTGCTCTTCAACTTCATCATTCCGGTGTCCATGTATGTGACGGTTGAGATGCAGAAGTTTTTGGGATCCTTTTTCATCACATGGGACAAGGACTTCTTTGACCCTGAAATCAAGGAGGGAGCACTGGTCAACACTTCAGACCTCAATGAGGAGCTGGGACAG GTGGAGTATGTCTTTACAGACAAGACGGGCACGCTCACTCAGAACAACATGGAGTTCATAGAGTGCTGCATTGACGGCTTTCAGTACAAGTACCGGGACGCAAACTCAGAGTTGGACGGATTCTGTGTCACAGATGGACCTGTGAACAAAGTGCAGGAGAAAGCTGGCAGG GAGAGGGAAGAGCTGTTTCTGCGTGCCCTGTGTCTGTGCCACACAGTCCAGGTGAAGGAGTCTACTAAGCAGAGCCAAGGGGACGGACTGATAGACCAGGTGGATGGCTTTGGGGTGGATGGAGAGGTGCCCCGTCCACCGCAGGAGCAGAGAGGCTTTATCGCCTCCTCCCCTGATGAGGTTGCTCTGGTCAAGGGTGCCATGAG GTATGGCTTCACATTTCTGGGTCTCGAAAGTAAAACCATGAAAATTCTCACCAGGAACAATGATGTTGAAAT GTATGAACTGCTTCACgtgttgaactttgacccagTGAGAAGGCGAATGAGTGTAATAGTCAGATCCAAATCAG GTGATACGTTGCTCTTCTGTAAGGGAGCGGACTCTTCCATCTTTCCTCGAGTCAGACAGGAGGAGGTTGAACGGATACGCATGAATGTGGAGCGTAATGCAACA GAGGGCTACCGGACGCTATGTGTGGCCTACAAATATCTCAGTGCAGAAGAGTACGCCCAGGCAGATGCAGGATTGAGGGAAGCTAGACTGGCTCTGCAGGACAGAGAGGAGCAGCTCATTACTATTTACAACCAAGTGGAGACTGGCATGAGTCTAATAGGAGCTACTGCTGTAGAAGATCG GCTTCAAGAGGAGGCAGCAGAGACCATGGAGGCTCTGCAGGGTGCAGGCATTAAAGTTTGGGTCCTAACAGGGGACAAGATGGAGACAGCAAAGTCCACCTGTTATGCTTGTAGGTTGTTCCAGAGAAATACTGAGCTGTTGGAGCTGACAGTGCGTACTTTGGATGATGGAGGGAGGAGGCGGGAGGAACGACTGCATGAGCTCTTGCTTGAATATCACAAGAAAGCTGTACAGGATGCACCACCGGTTAAGGCCGGCGTCACCAG GACCTGGTCTTCAGCAACCCAGGACTATGGTTTCATCATAGATGGAGCCACTCTATCGATGGTGCTCAACTCCTCCTCTGAATCCAACTCGAGTCGCTACAAGAACCTGTTCCTGCAGATATGTCAAAACTGCGCATCTGTGCTCTGCTGCCGCATGGCTCCTCTACAAAAGGCACAG ATAGTTAAAATGGTGAAGAATTCTAAAGGCAGCCCAATCACCCTTTCCATTGGAGATGGTGCCAATGATGTCAGCATGATTTTGGAAGCTCACGTTGGCATTG GTATTAAGGGTAAAGAGGGTCGGCAGGCAGTGAGGAACAGTGATTATGCCATCCCCAAACTCAAGCACCTCAAGAAACTTTTGTTGGCTCATGGGCATCTCTACTATGTTCGCATTGCACACCTGGTGCAATATTTCTTTTACAAG AACCTTTGCTTCATCTTACCTCAGTTTTTGTACCAGTTCTTTTGTGGCTATTCCCAGCAA CCCCTGTATGATGCGGCCTATCTGACGATGTACAACATCTGCTTCACCTCTATGCCCATCCTGGCTTACAGTCTCTTGGAGCAGCACATCTGCATGGAGGTTCTGCTGGACAATTCTACCCTCTACAG AGAGATTGCTAAGAACGCCATGTTACGGTGGGGACCATTCCTCTACTGGACTCTACTTGGAGTCTTTCATGGCTTGCTCTTCTTCTTTGGTGTTCGATATTTGTTCAGTAACCCAGCACTGCAGGATAATGGCCAG GTTTTTGGCAACTGGTCATATGGAACAATTGTCTTCACCGTCCTCGTCTTCACTGTCACACTAAAG CTCGCTCTGGACACGCGGCACTGGACATGGATCAACCACTTTGTAATCTGGGGCTCCCTGGCTTTCTACATGTTTTTCAGCTTCTTCTGGGGAGGAATAATATG GCCTTTCCTGAAGCAGCAACgtttgtactttgtgtttgcCAACATGCTGAGCTCAGTGTCAGCCTGGCTGGTCATCATCTTACTCATCCTGCTCAGCCTACTACCAGAGATCCTGCTTGTGGTGTTCCGCAAGCCCCGTGGGCCCCACGCTCGACAG AAGAAGCCGGTTCAGTCGAGCATGGGGGGCAACCAGTCTCCCCGGTCTTCAGCCAGGCCCCTGCTTATGAGAACCTTTTCAGATGAGTCCAATACTGTCATTTAA